The DNA sequence AGTTAGCATGATATTTCTCAATAATCTTCCGGCTGGAGTTGAAGTATCAAATCTTTCTGTTATAGAAATAAAATCAATTTTTGCTTGCTCAAAAAATTCAATCAGTTGGTAAAAATCTTTCGGCGAACGAGTGAGCCGATCAATTTTGTAGACCAAAACCACATGCCCCTGAAAATCCACCATCGTTATATACTTTGAAAACTTTCCAATTATCTTGGCTCGAAACATAAGAGCGTATCTTTTGTTCCTGTGCCTCGCAAGACGAAAATTCTTTTTCCGCTTGGTTATCGGTTGAGACGCGAGTATAAATGGCGCAATTTTTCACATTCATAATTTTATTTTATCAGTTTTTTGAAAAAAGAAAAATTGATCCCCCGAAAGCATTAAAATCCGCTTCAATTTGGCGAATACCGGCGGCGAAGCCGCCGCGAAAGCGAAACCAGCCCCGCCTTTGGCGGGGCTGGGTGAGCGAACCCTCTCATCTTCAAATTCAGAGTTCGTTTCGTCAGAAGCTGCTGCGTATTTAGAACATTCTCAAACTTTTGAACTTATTTTACCAAATCTGATACACAAATCCAAGAAGCGAAACCTGCGCTGACCCGCCGCCAGCCGCCGCACCTGCCCGCCAAAGCCTCGGCGCAGGCGGGAAGCGGCGGCTGTGCCTCGCAGAAAATTGCCTTTTCCTTTAAAAATTAAAAACGGCGCGCGCAAATAAAAAATGCAAAGGCAATTTTTCTGCTCGACCCCGCGCTATCGCGTGGGCGGCGGGATTTCGCTCGTGGGCAAAAAATAAAATTCTAAATATTTATAGAGGACTAGAGACCTCCATGATAACTGCCTCCACAATCAGAATCCTGAGAACACTCACCAGTTAACTGATTAAAAGTTTTCCCAGTATATTGAATCCAAAGATTATCGGAATAGGTTCCTGATTGTAATGCTTTATGTAATTTGAAAGGTATTTCTGAGCCATACTTACCTCCAACAAATTTAAGAAATTTGTATGTGCAACCATATACTTGTGTCTGATTTTGCATATCGTTTGAAAAATGATAGCAATCACTTTCTAGATCGTTAGAGTAGCCAGCTACGTAAGATCCATAATCCGCAAGAGCCTCTACTAACCATCCGGGGTATTCCGGAGTATTATAACCATAAAATGACTGAATGACATGAGTTATTTCATGCGCGAGAATTTTTGCATCGTAAGGAAATTCGGTGCGCCAAGAGTCTGTGCTAAGAAAGACCCCGGAGCTACCCGCATAAGCACGCGAGTCTGCTCCGGTGCCTTGGCTACCAGACCCAGGGGTATAGAATTGAATTTTATATGGAGGAGCACTGGGCCCGCGACCAAATTTTGCTTCTAGTTTAGGAACGTCAATTTCGCAAAGATTAAGTAATCTTCTCGCGTTACTCTCAGATTGAGGTGCCAAAGAAAAATCAAAAGTACATAATGACCCACTCAATAGAAAACCATTTTTAGTTATCTGGCCTGGCAACAAAGTTGGTGTAGGGGTCGGTTTAGGAGCGGCAGAATAATTTGGTGTTTTTGTGGGCGTGGGAATCTGTGATGGTGGAGGTGTGGGTGTGAATACTGGAGTTTGTGATGGCGTGGGTGTTGATGTTGCAATGGGTAACCCCACTGAAACAGTCGGGCTAGGTGAAACTGGTAAATACGAGGTTATAACTTTATTCCTGTTATAGATAAAATAACCCAGAGCACCAACGCCAACAATTAAGACCCCGATAAATACGAACACAAAAAGTTTTTTACCTGAAATATGTTTTACCTGCTCAGAGTTAATTGATTCAGGAAATAAATTAGTAGCTTGACTTATCGCATCATTAATATCATTTTCTTGCCAACCAGCACCAAGTAAAATATTTTTGATTTCATCTTTGCTAGTACCCAAAACTAATTGCTGATTGACATAATTTAGAAGTTCTTGATTAGCCATATCTATATATGGGATTAAATTAACAACGGATAATAACATCATAACACATAGCAAGGAAAATAATATCTAATTTTTGCCCACGAGCGAATCTCGCCGCCCGCGCGTACTCGCGCGGAGCCGAGCAGAAAATTGCCCTTACTTTTTTGTTTTTGCGCGCGCCGATTTTTCTCTTAGAAGGGAAGGACAATTTTTCTGCGAGGCACAGCCGCCGCTTCCCGCCTGCGCCGAGGCTTTGGCGGGCAGGTGCGGCGGCTGGCGGCGGGTCAGCGCAGGTTTCGCTTTTTGGACTTGTGAATCAGATTTGGTAAAATAAGTTCAAAAGTTTGAGAATGTTCTAAATACGCAGCAGTCCTGTGACAGGTTCTTGCGACCGCGACGGGTCTACGCTACCTACTTCGCTAAAGCTACGAAGGTCAATGAAAGCTACGAACGGCACCGCGGGTCGCGCCGTCACAGCGGTACTTTCCCGGCCAAGTCACTGTGTCCGTCCGGAGCTTTAGCGAAGGAGGATACCGGCTGCCCGCCCGTCCGAAGCTTTGGCGAAGGCGGGAGCGTCGTATTCAAGACAAAAAATCACCCTAGGGTGATTTTTTGTTTCCTGATAGAATAAGGATATAGGATTATGAATAATCACCGGAATAATTTTTTATTGCAAGATGTTGCTATAATAATTTTGAGCGTCTTAGCGTCGGTTGTCTTGGTTAGGACTGAAGTTATAGTCAAGTTCTTGACTTCAGCAAAAGAGCTGGAGATATTAGGAAGTTTCGTCGCTGGAATGTTTTTTACTTCAATTTTTACCACTGCACCGGCAATTGTTGCTCTGGGTGAAATCGCTAATGCTAATTCTGTGTTTATTACAGCTCTTTTTGGAGGCATGGGAGCGGTAGCCGGAGACCTTATTATTTTTAAGTTTATAAAGAATAGACTGTCTGAACATTTAATGGAATTGATTAAACATCAGAGTGGTAGAAAAAGGCTTAGAGTATTATTCAAACTAAAGTATTTCAGATGGCTAACCTTTTTTCTTGGTGGAGCTATCATTGCTTCTCCCTTGCCGGATGAACTGGGGATTAGCTTATTGGGTTTTTCGAAAATGAAGACGTCGCTTTTTATGGTTCTTTCCTTCTCATTTAACTTTGTCGGTATCGTTCTCATTGGTTTAATTGCAAAATCTCTATGATTCAAAGAACTGAAAAGGAACAACTATTTTGGGCTCTGCCATCTTCAAAGGTTGTCAAGGCGTTGGAAACTGACGCTCGAGGCGGTCTTTCAGAAAGCGAGGCCGAGAGAAGAATAAAAGTTTTCGGACCCAATGTGATTGAAAAGCCCCGGCGAGCTCCCGGTCTTTTTATTTCATTAAACCAATTCAAAAGCCCGCTGATTCTGATTCTGTTATTCGCTGGTATTGTCACCTTATTTATTGCTCATTATCGGGACGCTCTGTTTATTTTCGCAGCTGTAATTGCCAATGCCGCGCTGGGCTTTTATCAGGAATATAAGGCCGAGAGAGCATTAGCGGAACTTAAAACATATCTTAAGCAGAGAGCCAGAGTTATCCGTGACGGCATCGAACGTGAAATAGATGCTTCAGAGTTGGTGCCTGGAGATATAATCCATCTTGCCCAAGGGGATCGTATCCCTGCTGATGGGCGACTCATATTTGTTAATGACTTACAAATTGATGAAGCGATTCTTACGGGAGAATCTCTGCCGGTGTCAAAATCAGTTGAGCCGGTAAATGCAGAGGCGGTCATTGGCGATCAGTACCCTATGGTTTTTGCCGGAACCCTTGTAACACAAGGTATTGGTACTGCGGTTATATGTCGAACTGATTTTGCGACAGAACTGGGAAAAATCGCAGCCTTAGTTTCAGAGTCACAAAGAGAAGAAACTCCGCTACAAAATGCAATCAAACTTTTTAGCCTAAAGGCGGCAATCTTTTTGTGCGTCCTTACGCTTATCATCTTTGGTATGGGTCTTGCTTTGGGATATTCACGCGTGGATATGTTTCTGACATCCGTAGCGATAGCCGTTTCGGCCGTTCCGGAGGGTCTGCCGGTAGCCATGACGGTTATCTTGGCAATAGGAGTTCAGCATATGGCAAGGCGTAAGGGTGTTATTAGAAAACTGATCGCAGCAGAAACACTTGGGGATACTAGCGTAATTCTCACTGATAAAACAGGAACATTAACAATGGCAAAAATGGAATTAAGCAAGGTGCTTCCTATTGAAGGTGTGGAAGAAAAAAATCTGCTCGAGTTAGCTCTCATTAACACCAATATCTTAATAGAGAACCCCAATGATCCGCCGACAGAGTGGCGAACAAATGGACGAATACTGGAGACGGCATTGGTTAGGTCGGCTGCCCTTCGAGATATATTTGTGGAAGATGTTAAGAAAAGAACCTCAATCTTAAATTCACTGCCATTCAATGCGGCTAATAAATTTTCCGCTTCATTGATACATGACGGAGAAAAACATTTGCTTTTATTCTTCGGTGCGCCGGATGTTTTTATCAGTCACTCAACTTTAAATAGCATGGAACGAGAGACTGCTTTAAAAGAAATCAGTTCTCTTGCGGGATCCGGGGAACTGGTAGTTGGTATAGCAATAAAAGAAATTGAAAAAAAAGAAGATTTTACTTTCTCGAAGGACTTGGAATTAGCGAATCTTGTATTTCAAGGATTAATTACTTTGCGGGATCCGATAAGGCCAAATGTTAAAGAGGCGGTCCAAAAGGTACAAGAATCCGGCATAAGGGTAATGGTCATGACTGGTGATCATCGCGGTACCGCTGAAGCTGTAGCGAAAGAAGTTGGCTTTGAAATTGAGAAAGAAAGTGTTCTTGATTCTTCAGAATGTCGACTACTTTCAGATGCGGATCTCAAAAAGCGTTTGCCGTCTCTGCGAGTTATTTCTCGCGTATCCCCGCTTGATAAAATGCGGATCGTAAAAGCATTTCAAGAAACAGGAGAAGTCGTGGCAATGACTGGCGACGGCGTAAATGATGCGCCGAGTATTAAACAAGCCGACATAGGGATTGCTATGGGTTCAGGAACAGAGGTGGCGCGTGATGCCGCAGACCTTGTGTTGCTGGATGATAATTTTGAGACCATTGCTGCTGCCGTGGAAGAAGGCCGTCAAATTATGCACAATATCCGCAAGGTCCTCGTATATCTTCTTTCTGATACGGCTGACGAGCTTTTTTTGATCGGCGGAGCTTTGATAACCGGCTTAGCTCTTCCGCTGAATGCGCTTCAGATTTTGTATGTGAATTTTTTCTCGGATAGTTTTCCGGCTGTCGCATTCGCTTTTGAAAAAAATATTGACGGTTTAGCTTACCGCCCCCGGAGTACAAAAACTGGCCTCTTTGATCCCATGATGAGATTCCTAATTTTATTTATCGGCCTTTCCACGAGCGCTCTCCTGTTCGTTCTATATTGGTTCTTACTGCGAGCAGGTTTCGCGGAAGACCTCGTGAGGACATTTATATTTGCCAGTTTCGGAAGCTATACATTATTTTTGGCCCTTTCGGTCAGAAGTTTAGACAAAAGTATTTTTAAATATCCTGTTTTTTCAAATCGTTATCTGGTTGCTGGTGTCGGTATTGGAATTATTCTTATGATTGTAGCTATTTATGTTCCATTCATGCAGTCTTTATTAAAGACAACCTCGTTGCCACTTCATTGGCTTTTGGGGGTTGTGCTGATAGGCCTCATTAATATTCTGGCGGTTGAATTTGGGAAATGGATTTTTCGCCGCAAAAGATTAATGGAAAGAGTAAACTAGGTACCCCCTTTGGACTCAAACCTGTTTTGCGGATATTTAAAAGAATAAATGTTAGATTTTAAGCCAATCCTTAAGATTAGTTCGAATCCCTATACCGTGGCAGTGTCAAATATTGCAGTAAAAAGCGTGTTATATTAAAATTAACGATGAGAACTGTTTGGCGGTTTTTATAATTTAACAAATACAAGTACTGTTACACACCGCAAGTTTGCACTGGCGGGGTATTGAACAATACTTGCCCTTTTTGGCGCATGAACATACCAAAGAGATTAGCGGTTACCCTGATCGCAGCCGTTTTGGTGGTCGGAATGACGGTTGGATTTTTTCTGACCAGAAATTACGGCGATATGGCAAATGCCCAGAGCGGCACAGCTGTTGATGGCGAAATGCTTGACGATTTGTATGACGCCGTTTTCCATAGACCGGCTGACGCCGGTGGTAAAGGATTCCATCTTGGCCGTGACCTAAAAGACGTGCTAAAAGATTTCAGGAATTCACAAGAGATGAAATATTATGGAGCCTTGTTTAAGTCCGTGAAGTCATATGAAGAAGCACAGCGAGCGCCGGGCACGTTAACCGATGCCGAAAAACAGAGCCACCTGGATCTTATAGATTCGGCCCTCTCCAATTTGTTAGCATGGGTTGCTACATTGCCCGACCAAGATGCTTGTAAGGCCACGGTTGGTGCCACAGAGGCCAGAGAAGCTATTCAGGCCGCTTATGACGGTATGAGCACCTCGGCAAAAGCTGCCGCAGAGAAGGGAATTTTCAACGCTCTCAAGCAACTTGGAAAGCCAAGGATGTTAGCCATTCATCCGAAGTGCTTGAGGACGCCGACTCCAACAGTATCGCCGACTCTTACACCGACAGCCACCCCCACTGCAACTTCCACGCCGACCCCAACGCCGTAACATTTACTTCAAACAAAAATCAGCCCAAGGGCTGATTTTTGTTTGAGGAGTATTGTCTGGCCAAGTATTTAACGAGGTCTATAAAAATCGAAAATTGAAACAAAACATATCTAAATAAAAAAAGCGCCGTCAATAATTGATCGGTGCTTGTAAGTTTTGCATGTTTTGTTCTAGAAAGTGTAGCCAACCGTGAATGTAAGAGGTACTTTCACGCTGGGGTTTTGGGGAAAGATATTCCCGTTGGAAAAGTGTCCGATGCCTACTTCCATATTAATGTGTCTTTGTTTACCCATGTACCATCCGAGACCCAAAAGATCTTGGAAAGTAAAGCGTTGGCCGATGTCGCGGCCATCGGTTATAGTTTTTGTAATATATGTCGGACCAGCCAGAGAATAACCCAAGTACAGGTCAATCTGTTTGAGGCGGATAAGCGTGAATCTAAACTGGGGGAATAAAGAGAATGTGTAGAAGCTAATTTGGTTTTTGGCACCTCGCCAATTGGCGGCACTCACGCCCAAGTCTAAAGAAAATATTTTCTTGGTATGGAAAACATTACGCTGATAGCGCAGGGTGACCCCATGTGTTACCTCATGGCTGCCACCCCAGAAAATCTTAGCCCGTGACACAAAGCGATTTACGCCGGTTCCGAATGTATTTGTCGCATAACCGATCTGAACAAGATTTTTTGGAAATATAACTCCCAATTGAGCGATATTTTTAACCTTTTCAGCAGATAATGGTCGCATATTAAACACAATACCGCTTGAAACCAGGAATGTATGTGGTTGCATGAAACTTTTGTTAGGCGGGGCATAAGCAATGCTTGTTTGTAAATCCAATGAATCGCTTAGGCGATATTGAAGCCCGGTGCCTAGGAGCATGGTCGGGTAATTCGCGTCTTTTACAATGTTGCGATTTTCCAAATTGAACCCGCTTCTTGTTACTATGCCCAAGCCGCCTTCGGCATAGATAGAAAATAAACTTCCAATCGGTGCTGTCGCTCGCCCAGTTATGCTTGCCAAATTGGTACGCACGGTATGTTCGGAAGTAATCCCGTTTATGTTTTTATATCTGACCCAATGCACGGGCCGCTTATATGTCAGCTGTGCCGAAAAATTTTTGTTAAAATGATGGCCAAATAGTGTTACGGAGACCATTAACTTCGGGTTCTCAATTGTCGAGGCTTGATATCCGCGCTCTAACTGAACATGCGTGAAGGTCTGTTTTACATATCCAATGTTAAAACCGATATATGAATTTGAGAGCCAGGGAGGATATTGGGCGCGGCTGTCTTCGGCGGCTCTGCAAACATTCCCAGATAGAATAAATACGGCCAAAGCGGTGGACAAGAATACTGTTTTCACGAATAATTCTCCTTCCCTAGCGATTACGATTCTTTATTTTAATGTGCTTATGCTTAATATATTGCGTTTGATGATACGCGTCAAACACGCTTGTTAAATTTTTTGATTGACTCTAACTCAAGTAGTGATAGTCTAAAACATGCCGGTCTTTAAAATAAAAAGGTGGTGTCAGATGAAAAGAATAGTCATGTTTCTTGTGCTTTTTGTGGTTATGACTTGCACTGTGGTTTTTGCTCAAGATAAAGTTTTGCAAAAAGCCCCCAAATCGGAGGTTTTGCCAAGCGCGACCTTTACGGCTGGTTTTGAGAAACTTTTTGAGAATCCGTTATTTTCCTGGCGGGCCGATATAGACATGGACTTTGTCGGCTATCGCAAAGGACGGCATAATCTAACCGGCAGAGTTAGATTTCTGACTGTTGGCGCAAGGCCAAGTCGGGGCAGTATTAACATTGCCGGTTTGGCTTACGGTTTGGACGCGTGTTATAAATATTATAGGACTGAAACAAACTGGTTTTCGGTTTGCAACAACCATCTTTCTTTGCACAGAACGGAAGAGTTGTTAGTACTGGAAAAAGAAGAAATTGAGAAGGGAAGAATAACACCCTCAATCTATACAATGGATGTGAACGTAATTTCTTTCGGAGCAGGTTTTATGTTGAAAGCGCCGGCCGAACCGAAATTTGTATTTCTATTTCAGCCGATAAGATTTCATTATGGTGGTGGCTTTGAATTTTACGGCCAGCCGCTGTATTTTACATCGCGTTTTGCGCTTGTTAAGGGGCGATATGTAAAATTATCATTTGCCACTGAACATGAATTTGGCATCAGTCCTTTTAATGTCGGCTATCTAAGTGTTGACTTATTTTTACACGAGCAAGAAGATGGACGGGCACAAATTTATATCGGATACTCTCCAAATCAGCAGTTACAGCCGAGCGTTAACGAGGGCGTACGCCGTGGTGGTTTCAAAACTGGAGTTCGATTGATCTGGGATGCACACTAGGTTAATTAGTTACAAATGAGACGGTACAAGCCGTCTTTTTAAATTTTTGCTATACTGGGAATAATGGAAAGCTTGAAATTTCCTAAAAGTTTTTTATGGGGAAGTGCTACCTCGGCATATCAAGTTGAGGGTGGGATAGAAAACAATGATTGGGCGGAAGCGGCAAGGCAGGGCAAAATACCACCAGCCGGGCGCGCCTGTGATCACTACAATCGCTACGAGGAAGATTTTGATATTGCCAAATCTCTTGGGCAGAACGCCCACAGATTTTCAATTGAATGGGCCAGAATTGAACCGGAGGAGGGGAGATTTGACGAACGTGCTATTGAGCACTACCGCAGTGTATTACGGGCGTTGCACGATAGAGGGCTGGAGCCGTTTGTAACTCTTTGGCATTTTAATTTGCCGGTCTGGTTTGCGCGTATGGGTGGTTTTGAAAACAAAAAAGCCGCTTTTTATTTTGAGCGATATTGTGAGTATGTTATGAGCAAGCTTGCCGCCTCCACTAAGACTACCGCGAGTCAAGGGGGGATAGGGGTAAGATTTTGGATTACAATAAATGAGCCGATAGTTTATGCAAGCCAAGGATATTTGCGTGGTGGCTGGCCGCCATTTAAAAAAAATATTTTCAGGTTTATTAAGGTTGTGGATAACTTAGCCGTGTCGCACAATGTGGCATATAAAAAAATCAAATCAATCCAACCGTTAGCTCAAATTGGAATTGCTAAAAATCAGTTTAACTTTGAAGCCGATAGAAATCCTATCAATCGCCTACTCGCCAAATTTTTAATTTGGTTTTGGAATCATAGGTTTATAGGCAAAATTTCTGAATCGCAAGATTTTATCGGGATTAACCATTATTTTTATAAAAAATTTGGCGGCAAAAATATCCATGAAAAGTCCGATATGGGCTGGGATATTTATCCCAAGGGCATTTATAATGTTCTTATGGAACTCAAGCGATATCACAAGCCAATTTACATTACTGAAAACGGTATTGCGGATGCTACTGATACCAAACGTACCAAATTTATAAAAGATTATTTATACTGGATTTATCGCGCGATTCATGACGGAATTGATGTCCGGGGTTATTTTTATTGGTCGCTTTTAGATAATTATGAGTTGCACCACGGTTTTAAATATAGGTTTGGTTTGATAGAAATGGATTACGAGACAATGGAGCGCAAAATTCGACCATCAGCCCATGAATACAAAAGAATTTGCGAAGCAAATTCTTTATAGTATTTAGGGATAAGTATTATGTATTAAGCGCAAAATAAACCCTTAATACCTGCTACTTAATACTTGCTACTTTTTTATGCTCTGGATCTATCTAATAATTTTTGCCCAATTTCTGAATGCTGTTGTAACGCTTGTTGATAAGCATTTTGTTACCTCGGCTCTTATCGGCAAACCGTCGGTTTACGCTTTTTATATTGGAGCCATGTCGGTGGCCGCGATTTTGCTCTTACCATTTGGTGTTGTAGCGGTTCCCACTCCCGACGTATTTTTGCTTTCTCTTGTGGCCGGGGTCAGCTATGTTTTTTCGCTACTTTTCTTGTATAAGTCTCTCAAATTATCTGATGCGTCAGACGTGGCGCCGGCACTCGGCGCGGTAAGCGCCATCGCAACGCTTGGTTTTAGTTTTCTGTTTTTGGGCGAGAACCCAACCGGCAATCTTTTATACGGTTTTATTTTACTTGTTTTTGGAACTTTTATAACCTCATATTTCCACCTTACAAAAAAGGCAACACTATTTTTGATAACTGCCGGTATTCTATTTAGCCTGTCAACTATTTTTTTAAAAGAACTTTTCAATCAAACAGCTTTTTGGAACGGCTTTTTTTGGTCGCGTTTGGCCAATGTGCTGGGAGTGGCATTGTTGTTGATTTGGCCAGGTAACGCAAGAGCCATCCGGAGAAACATCAAAACTTCATCTGCCGGTACCAAAACCGCAGTGGTTGCCAATAAAGTAATTGCCGGTTTTGCCTTCCTTTTGATACTTTACGCGATTAAACTTGGTGACGTTTCCATAATTAACGCCTTGACTGGGGTACAGTTCGCTTTTTTATTGCTCTTTGCAATTTTGTTCACCAAAAAATTTCCAAATTATTTTTACGAATCGGTTCACCACCACCATACTGTTTTGCGCAAAACTGTTGCTACGGGAGTAATAGTTGTCGGATTGGCCCTGTTATTTTTGTAATTATCAGTCCGTGGCCACCATAGATTATGAAAAATAAATTAAAAATACCTTTGATTGTAGCATTTTTATTAGCAGCTGTTTTTTATGTTTTATCTATTCGATCCTTGCCAGAAAAAATTACTTATGGTGCTTCTTTTAGCAAATTCCATTCCGATGAGTTGGGTTTGGACTGGAAACAGGCCTATTTGGCCATGCTCGATGATTTAAAAATTCGCCATATCCGGTTAACGGCCCATTGGCCGATGGTTGAGCCCGAAGACGGTGAATTTAATTTTTCGGAACTTGACTTTCAAATGAACGAAGCGCGCAGACGTGGTGTCCCGGTAATCTTGTCTGTTGGCCGGCGTTTGCCTGGCTGGCCGGAATGTCACGAACCGAAGTGGCTTACTGATCGTGAGCAAAGACTTGGCAATCAGCAAGAAGCTATAGAATTTAAGCAACAAAGGACTTTTAAATATATTGAGGCGGTTGTCAGGCGGTACAGAAATTACGAAAACATAAAATATTGGCAGGTTGAGAACGAACCGCATTTGGCATTCTTCAGCCGTTCGTTGTGCGGAATGTTGGATGAAGAATTTTTACAAAAAGAAATGGATTTAGTTCACAAAATTGATCCGTCACGGCAG is a window from the Candidatus Yanofskybacteria bacterium genome containing:
- a CDS encoding DMT family transporter, with product MLWIYLIIFAQFLNAVVTLVDKHFVTSALIGKPSVYAFYIGAMSVAAILLLPFGVVAVPTPDVFLLSLVAGVSYVFSLLFLYKSLKLSDASDVAPALGAVSAIATLGFSFLFLGENPTGNLLYGFILLVFGTFITSYFHLTKKATLFLITAGILFSLSTIFLKELFNQTAFWNGFFWSRLANVLGVALLLIWPGNARAIRRNIKTSSAGTKTAVVANKVIAGFAFLLILYAIKLGDVSIINALTGVQFAFLLLFAILFTKKFPNYFYESVHHHHTVLRKTVATGVIVVGLALLFL
- a CDS encoding recombinase family protein; this encodes MKNCAIYTRVSTDNQAEKEFSSCEAQEQKIRSYVSSQDNWKVFKVYNDGGFSGACGFGLQN
- a CDS encoding beta-galactosidase, coding for MKNKLKIPLIVAFLLAAVFYVLSIRSLPEKITYGASFSKFHSDELGLDWKQAYLAMLDDLKIRHIRLTAHWPMVEPEDGEFNFSELDFQMNEARRRGVPVILSVGRRLPGWPECHEPKWLTDREQRLGNQQEAIEFKQQRTFKYIEAVVRRYRNYENIKYWQVENEPHLAFFSRSLCGMLDEEFLQKEMDLVHKIDPSRQILVTDSGEFGLWYKAYRHHGAVFGTSMYLYVWWKWGPIRYPITPAFFRIKQSMVELVYGKKPKMIIELSAEPWLLHPIVDTSNEVLLSRMGIDKFNEVIDFASKTGFDAQYLWGAEWWYYMKTKQNHPEFWERARLLF
- a CDS encoding HAD-IC family P-type ATPase; translation: MIQRTEKEQLFWALPSSKVVKALETDARGGLSESEAERRIKVFGPNVIEKPRRAPGLFISLNQFKSPLILILLFAGIVTLFIAHYRDALFIFAAVIANAALGFYQEYKAERALAELKTYLKQRARVIRDGIEREIDASELVPGDIIHLAQGDRIPADGRLIFVNDLQIDEAILTGESLPVSKSVEPVNAEAVIGDQYPMVFAGTLVTQGIGTAVICRTDFATELGKIAALVSESQREETPLQNAIKLFSLKAAIFLCVLTLIIFGMGLALGYSRVDMFLTSVAIAVSAVPEGLPVAMTVILAIGVQHMARRKGVIRKLIAAETLGDTSVILTDKTGTLTMAKMELSKVLPIEGVEEKNLLELALINTNILIENPNDPPTEWRTNGRILETALVRSAALRDIFVEDVKKRTSILNSLPFNAANKFSASLIHDGEKHLLLFFGAPDVFISHSTLNSMERETALKEISSLAGSGELVVGIAIKEIEKKEDFTFSKDLELANLVFQGLITLRDPIRPNVKEAVQKVQESGIRVMVMTGDHRGTAEAVAKEVGFEIEKESVLDSSECRLLSDADLKKRLPSLRVISRVSPLDKMRIVKAFQETGEVVAMTGDGVNDAPSIKQADIGIAMGSGTEVARDAADLVLLDDNFETIAAAVEEGRQIMHNIRKVLVYLLSDTADELFLIGGALITGLALPLNALQILYVNFFSDSFPAVAFAFEKNIDGLAYRPRSTKTGLFDPMMRFLILFIGLSTSALLFVLYWFLLRAGFAEDLVRTFIFASFGSYTLFLALSVRSLDKSIFKYPVFSNRYLVAGVGIGIILMIVAIYVPFMQSLLKTTSLPLHWLLGVVLIGLINILAVEFGKWIFRRKRLMERVN
- a CDS encoding glycoside hydrolase family 1 protein, whose amino-acid sequence is MESLKFPKSFLWGSATSAYQVEGGIENNDWAEAARQGKIPPAGRACDHYNRYEEDFDIAKSLGQNAHRFSIEWARIEPEEGRFDERAIEHYRSVLRALHDRGLEPFVTLWHFNLPVWFARMGGFENKKAAFYFERYCEYVMSKLAASTKTTASQGGIGVRFWITINEPIVYASQGYLRGGWPPFKKNIFRFIKVVDNLAVSHNVAYKKIKSIQPLAQIGIAKNQFNFEADRNPINRLLAKFLIWFWNHRFIGKISESQDFIGINHYFYKKFGGKNIHEKSDMGWDIYPKGIYNVLMELKRYHKPIYITENGIADATDTKRTKFIKDYLYWIYRAIHDGIDVRGYFYWSLLDNYELHHGFKYRFGLIEMDYETMERKIRPSAHEYKRICEANSL
- a CDS encoding acyloxyacyl hydrolase, producing the protein MKTVFLSTALAVFILSGNVCRAAEDSRAQYPPWLSNSYIGFNIGYVKQTFTHVQLERGYQASTIENPKLMVSVTLFGHHFNKNFSAQLTYKRPVHWVRYKNINGITSEHTVRTNLASITGRATAPIGSLFSIYAEGGLGIVTRSGFNLENRNIVKDANYPTMLLGTGLQYRLSDSLDLQTSIAYAPPNKSFMQPHTFLVSSGIVFNMRPLSAEKVKNIAQLGVIFPKNLVQIGYATNTFGTGVNRFVSRAKIFWGGSHEVTHGVTLRYQRNVFHTKKIFSLDLGVSAANWRGAKNQISFYTFSLFPQFRFTLIRLKQIDLYLGYSLAGPTYITKTITDGRDIGQRFTFQDLLGLGWYMGKQRHINMEVGIGHFSNGNIFPQNPSVKVPLTFTVGYTF